One Gemmatimonadaceae bacterium genomic window, AATGTCGGCGCAAAGACTCTCCGCGAGTACGTCTATCATCTGAAGGATCTCGGACTCGCTCCGTCATCGATTCGGCGCAACGTCTCGGCCGTTCGGAGCTACTTCCGCTTCATGCTCGATGAGGGTCATCTCGTGCGCGATCCGAGCGAGAGGCTGGAGACGCCGAAGCGTTGGCGAACGCTGCCCGAAGTCCTGACGGTGCAGGAGGTGGAGAGTCTCATCGCGGCGCCGTCGCTGGACGAGCCGCTGGCCTTTCGCGACCGGGCAATGCTCGAGCTCGCTTACGGGGCCGGGCTCAGAGTCTCGGAATGGATCACCGTGGGAGTACGCGATGTCCTGATGGACGAGCGGCTGGTCCGCGTGTTCGGCAAGGGCGGCAAGGAGCGGGTTGTTCCTATCGGTCGGAAGGCGATTGGAGCGGTCGCTATCTACACGCGCGAGCTCAGGCCAAAAATCGAGCGCGGAAAAGGGAAGGGGATTCTGTTCCTCAACTCGAAGGGAGAGCCGTTGTCGCGGATGGGAGCGTGGAAGATTCTTCGCAAGTACGTCGATCAGGCAGGCATCACGAAGCGTGTGTCTCCGCACACTCTCCGCCATTCGTTTGCAACTCACCTTCTCGAAGGTGGCGCTGACCTTCGTGCGGTGCAGGAGATGCTTGGGCATGCCGATATTTCGACAACGCAGATTTACACGCACGTCGACCGTGAATATCTGCGCACCGTTCACCGTCAATTTCATCCACGCGCGTGATACTTGTAATCGACAACTACGATTCTTTCACCTATAACCTGGTGCAGTATCTCGGGGAGCTCGGTGCAGAGCCCGTGGTTCGGCGCAACGACGAAATGACGGTCGACGACGTGGAGTCGCTGAGTCCACAGGCGATCGTGATCTCGCCAGGTCCCGGAAAACCGGCCGACGCCGGGATAACCGTGCCCCTCGTGCAGCGGTGGGGGAGCTCGATCCCCATGCTGGGTGTGTGCCTCGGTCATCAGGCAATTGCGGAGGCGTATGGCGGCAACGTGGTACCTGCACCGCGGCTGATGCATGGGAAGACATCCTCGATTCTGCACGAGCGTAAAGCACTGTTTCACGGCATGCCTTCGCCGTTACAGGTAATGCGCTATCATTCTCTCATCGTCGAGCGCGAGTCGCTGCCGGGGAGCCTCGAGGTGATTGCCTGGAGTGAGGATGACCATTCCGAGATCCATGCCGTGCGGCATCTGGAGCATCCAGTCTGGGGCGTTCAGTTCCATCCAGAATCGGTGATGACCGACCACGGCAAGGACCTTATCAAAAACTTTCTTTCACTGGCAGGATGATCCACTCCAAATTGCGCACCCGCATTACCAAGCCGCTGTTTTTCGCCGCGGCTTTTGCATTGGCGGCCCCGCTGGCAGCGCAGGGGACCACGCCGGGCCAGGCCGCAGACACGAGTTACGTCGAGTACCGCGAGAGTCCGATATCGCTCCCCCAGGGAATTGGCGTCCGCGTTCCGATGTACAATCGAGTCGATGGTCTCGTAATCCCGTGGGGCCCCTTGATCTCGCTTGCGAACGACCGCATTCGCGTCGACCCAACGGTTACGTATCGCTCGCACATCGGGAAGTTCGACCCGTTCGTCAGAGTTCAGATTGCTCCGATGGCTGGAACGCGGGTCGAGATCGCGGGCGGCCGAGGGACGTTCACCAATGATGCATGGATTCGATCAGATCTTGTGAACTCCCTCGCCGCGCTTGCGGTGGGCAGCGACGCCAGGAACTATTTTCGGGCCGATCGGGGTTGGGCGACCGTCGCGCACGATTTCGTGGCGAACGCCATCGTGTTCACTCCATCGATTGGAGTGCAGACCGAGAACGACTGGTCTACCGGCTCGCCAGTGCGCCATACGAATGCACCGTGGAGCCTGCTGAACGAAAGTGATTCGCTGAAGTTGCGGCGGCCCAACCCGGCCATTGTGGAGGGCCACGTCAGCTCGATACTTGGCAGGTTGAAGACGGATTATGAGCGGGAGGACGTAAAGGCGAATCTCGATGTTGGAGTGGAGCACGCGTTTGACGGTCCCCCATCGTCGTACGTAAGTGGTAACCGCTCCGTGTCCAATATTGACGGCGACTTCACGCAGTTTACGATTGGAAGCAAAGCGTCCTTTCTGACGTTCGGAGAGCAGAGTTTTGCGTTTCGTGGCCACGCTCTGTTTATGGCTGGAGCGTCGGCACCTGCGCAACGGTATGGCTACCTCGGCGGAGCGGGTACGCTTGCAACGGTCGATCTTATCGCACTCGGTGGCGACAGGCTCGTGTTCGTCGAGGGTGAATACTCGATTCCTATCCCGCGGGTCCAGCTGCCACTGGTGGGCAATCCAATCGTAAGCCTCCGCTACGCCACCGGATCGGCTGGTGTGGCGGAGCTACCGGAATTCATTCAGAACATCGGAGTCGGCGCGGGAGTGCGCTTTCTGAAAGTCGAGTATCACATCGATCCGAACTACAATGAGACTCCTTTCACGCATAAAACCGCGTTCTCGGTCAGTTTGTCGCTATCGCTGTAAACTCTGACGCGCGGTTTTGTTTGCTCGTCGCGACTGAAAGGTCTATATTCAATGGCGTGACTTTTGCATCCGGCCGCGCGAATTTGGATGGTGGGTGAGGACGCTAGTGGTGATTCCGGCGCGCCTCGCAGCGGTGAGACTCCCCCGCAAACCGCTCCGCCTCCTCGCCGGCGTCCCACTCATCGTCAGAGTGTGGCAGCGCGTCTCCGCAATGAAGATCGCCGACGCTTGCGTAGTCGCTACTGACAGCGAGGAAGTAGCAGAGGCGGCGCGCGATGCCGGCGCTGAGTGCGTCATGACGAGCAGCTCGCACCAGTCCGGCACCGAGCGAGTAGCAGAAGTCGCGCGGCAGCCGGCGTTCGCGCGCTGCACGACTTTGGTGAACGTGCAGGGGGATGAGCCGTTTATCGGACGAGGCGCCGTGGACGGAGCAGCAAGAATGGTCTCGTCCGGAGCTTTTCCACTTGGAACCGCGGCTTCGCGCGCTTCGTGGGAGATCGCCGAGAATCCCAGCATCGTGAAGGTCGTTTGCGCCGACGATTCGAGGGCGATGTATTTCTCGCGCGCCGCAATACCATTTCCAAGAGATGGCGCTGGATCTGCCACAATTCAGCCGTTACAGCATATCGGAGTATACGCCTACTCGCGTGACGCTCTCGAGAAATGGGTCGCTCTTCCTCCGCACGAGCTGGAGGTAACCGAGCGACTCGAGCAGCTGAGGCCGCTTGCCGCCGGAATCCCGATGGGAGTTGCGATCGTCGACGAGCCACCGGCCGCGGGAATAGACACCGAGGACGACTTGAGCCGCGCCAATGCGCGGTGGGACGCTTTCATCGCGGGACAATAGAGCATGCAGCTGAATCCGAGTCAACAGACACGGTACATCTTCGTCACCGGAGGCGTCGTCTCGTCCCTCGGCAAGGGAATCGCTGCGGCGTCGATCGGCAGGCTGCTCGTCGAGCGCGGGATGCGCGTGACGATAATGAAGTTCGATCCATACCTGAACGTGGATCCGGGAACGATGTCTCCGTTTCAGCACGGAGAGGTGTTCGTCACCGACGACGGGGCGGAGACCGATCTGGATCTCGGACATTACGAGCGTTTCATCGACCGGTCGCTGGCTCAGGCCAACAACGTCACAACCGGCCGGATTTATCTGAACGTCATCACGAAAGAGCGGCGTGGAGAGTACTTAGGCTCGACAGTGCAAGTGATTCCTCACGTCACGGATGAGATAAAGGCCGCGATGAAGCGGCTTGCTCCGGAGAGCGACGTCGTAATCATCGAGATAGGTGGAACAGTCGGTGACATCGAGTCGCTGCCGTTCCTGGAGGCGATTCGTCAGTTTCGACACGAGATCGGTCGCGAGAACGCAATCTTCATTCACCTCACGCTCGTTCCGTTCATCGCCGCCGCCGGCGAGGTAAAAACAAAGCCTACGCAGCATTCGGTTCGAGAGCTGATGGAAATCGGAATTCAGCCCGACATACTCATCTGTCGCAGCGAGCGCGCCCTATCCGAGGAAGTGAAGCGGAAGATCGCGCTCTTCTGCAACGTCGAGTTCGGTGCAGTGGTCGAAAGCCGCGATGCGCCGACGATCTACCAGATCCCGCTCGATTTCCACGAACAGGGTCTCGATGAGCGCGTGATGTACCGCCTGGGTCTGCTCGGCC contains:
- the xerD gene encoding site-specific tyrosine recombinase XerD, producing the protein MSRSATVELSDELSRAFHLEGFHDFLAVEKGASARTDEAYLRDLARFATFARLKGASAPSNVGAKTLREYVYHLKDLGLAPSSIRRNVSAVRSYFRFMLDEGHLVRDPSERLETPKRWRTLPEVLTVQEVESLIAAPSLDEPLAFRDRAMLELAYGAGLRVSEWITVGVRDVLMDERLVRVFGKGGKERVVPIGRKAIGAVAIYTRELRPKIERGKGKGILFLNSKGEPLSRMGAWKILRKYVDQAGITKRVSPHTLRHSFATHLLEGGADLRAVQEMLGHADISTTQIYTHVDREYLRTVHRQFHPRA
- a CDS encoding aminodeoxychorismate/anthranilate synthase component II — encoded protein: MILVIDNYDSFTYNLVQYLGELGAEPVVRRNDEMTVDDVESLSPQAIVISPGPGKPADAGITVPLVQRWGSSIPMLGVCLGHQAIAEAYGGNVVPAPRLMHGKTSSILHERKALFHGMPSPLQVMRYHSLIVERESLPGSLEVIAWSEDDHSEIHAVRHLEHPVWGVQFHPESVMTDHGKDLIKNFLSLAG
- the kdsB gene encoding 3-deoxy-manno-octulosonate cytidylyltransferase codes for the protein MRTLVVIPARLAAVRLPRKPLRLLAGVPLIVRVWQRVSAMKIADACVVATDSEEVAEAARDAGAECVMTSSSHQSGTERVAEVARQPAFARCTTLVNVQGDEPFIGRGAVDGAARMVSSGAFPLGTAASRASWEIAENPSIVKVVCADDSRAMYFSRAAIPFPRDGAGSATIQPLQHIGVYAYSRDALEKWVALPPHELEVTERLEQLRPLAAGIPMGVAIVDEPPAAGIDTEDDLSRANARWDAFIAGQ